The following are encoded together in the Geobacter sulfurreducens PCA genome:
- a CDS encoding chloride channel protein, giving the protein MKLEFPGKSARWTTPLILIRDLHLLRRFVRMRRAVFSLLSRFRISENTLMAILAVGIGLLAGLCNYAFRSCIDLFRWLIIDSGGQLTGYSPYAWNASRLWAIAFPITGAIVMFPLFIKFREDMAFGFPRFLETVNLRGGRLPLRLMFTRGISSALTIGSGGSAGQEGPIAQIGGTAGSVVGHLLGMSGERLKVLIGCGVSGGVAATFNAPLAGVFFAHEIVLLSSFELSSFTSIVISSGMATVVSRAMYGDIPAFDVPAYQLVHPLELAFYALLGVVCGCLAALFITGYGKTRDMFSRLPINPLWKPLLGGFLVGCVAVLLPQVQGNGYEFIEKAVSNDVGWLLVTLLIVGKMVATCVTVGSGLPGGTFAPSLFIGSVTGMSFGFLANSLFPYQTATPGAYALVGMGAFLASVTHAPMTGIFLLFEMTGSYKVIVPIMLACAIGTAVARHFHKDGIDTADLAAQGIDLRAGREQRVLERIRVKGVMMRDPEILPETMTIRQFLARSHSPRQTTFPVVTGGGELSGVVVIHDFLGIAFEQELLDQVTLGEMAAVDILTVTSEDTLAKALQIFERTPLDELPVVEPGGQRRVVGILTRHAITGAYNRAMVTQSLKE; this is encoded by the coding sequence ATGAAGCTTGAGTTTCCCGGAAAATCTGCACGGTGGACCACACCGCTGATCCTCATCAGGGATCTTCATCTGCTGCGCCGGTTCGTCCGAATGCGGCGGGCGGTTTTTTCTCTCCTCTCCCGGTTTCGGATCAGCGAAAATACGCTCATGGCGATTCTCGCCGTGGGGATCGGCCTGTTGGCGGGACTGTGCAACTACGCCTTCCGCTCGTGCATCGACCTGTTCCGGTGGCTCATCATCGACAGCGGCGGGCAGTTGACCGGCTATTCGCCCTATGCCTGGAACGCGAGCCGTCTCTGGGCTATCGCCTTTCCCATCACCGGCGCCATCGTCATGTTCCCCCTGTTCATCAAATTCAGGGAAGACATGGCCTTCGGCTTCCCCCGGTTTCTGGAAACGGTCAATCTGCGGGGCGGGCGACTGCCGCTCAGGCTCATGTTCACCAGGGGGATTTCGTCGGCGCTCACCATCGGCTCCGGCGGCTCCGCCGGCCAGGAAGGCCCCATCGCCCAGATCGGCGGCACGGCCGGCTCCGTGGTGGGGCACCTGCTCGGCATGTCGGGAGAGCGTCTCAAGGTCCTCATCGGCTGCGGGGTCTCCGGCGGAGTTGCCGCCACCTTCAATGCCCCCCTTGCCGGGGTGTTTTTCGCCCATGAAATCGTCCTTCTCTCCTCCTTCGAGCTCTCTTCCTTCACGAGCATCGTCATCTCGTCCGGCATGGCCACCGTTGTCTCCCGGGCCATGTATGGCGACATCCCCGCCTTCGACGTGCCCGCCTACCAGCTCGTTCACCCCCTCGAACTTGCCTTCTACGCCCTGCTCGGGGTGGTGTGCGGCTGCCTCGCGGCCCTCTTCATAACAGGCTACGGGAAAACCAGGGACATGTTCTCGCGCCTCCCTATCAATCCACTGTGGAAACCTCTTCTGGGCGGGTTTCTCGTCGGCTGCGTCGCGGTTCTTCTGCCCCAGGTCCAGGGCAACGGTTACGAGTTCATCGAAAAAGCCGTTTCCAACGACGTGGGGTGGCTCCTTGTCACGCTCCTTATCGTCGGCAAGATGGTCGCCACCTGCGTAACGGTCGGCTCGGGGCTGCCGGGCGGGACCTTTGCGCCGTCCCTGTTCATCGGTTCGGTCACCGGCATGAGTTTCGGCTTCCTGGCGAACAGCCTCTTCCCGTATCAGACGGCAACGCCGGGCGCCTATGCCCTGGTGGGGATGGGCGCGTTCCTCGCATCGGTCACCCACGCGCCCATGACCGGCATCTTCCTGCTCTTCGAGATGACCGGTTCCTACAAGGTCATTGTGCCGATCATGCTCGCCTGCGCCATCGGCACCGCCGTGGCCCGCCACTTCCACAAAGACGGCATCGATACTGCCGACCTGGCCGCCCAGGGGATCGACCTGCGGGCCGGGCGAGAACAGAGGGTCCTGGAGCGAATCCGGGTCAAGGGGGTCATGATGCGCGACCCGGAGATACTCCCGGAAACCATGACCATCCGCCAGTTCCTGGCCCGCAGCCATTCGCCGCGCCAGACCACCTTCCCCGTCGTCACTGGCGGGGGAGAGCTTTCCGGGGTCGTGGTCATCCATGACTTCCTGGGGATCGCGTTCGAGCAGGAGCTTCTCGACCAGGTCACCTTGGGCGAAATGGCCGCCGTGGACATTTTGACCGTCACCAGCGAAGACACTCTGGCGAAAGCACTCCAGATCTTCGAGCGCACGCCCCTGGACGAGCTTCCCGTTGTGGAGCCCGGCGGACAAAGGCGGGTGGTCGGCATTCTCACCCGCCACGCCATTACCGGTGCGTACAACAGGGCAATGGTGACACAATCGCTCAAGGAGTGA
- a CDS encoding cupin domain-containing protein produces MELERGERPWGTYTVLEENKNYKIKRIEVKPGQRLSLQMHHHRSEHWIVVSGTARVTCGDDEYTVNVNESTFIPIGRNHRLENPGKIPLVIIEVQSGEYLGEDDIIRFDDDYHRCEAAAATCAEEEGA; encoded by the coding sequence ATGGAACTGGAGCGCGGCGAACGTCCTTGGGGCACATACACCGTTCTCGAGGAGAACAAGAACTACAAGATCAAGCGGATCGAGGTGAAGCCGGGGCAGCGGCTGTCGCTGCAGATGCACCATCACCGGAGCGAGCACTGGATCGTGGTTTCCGGAACGGCCCGGGTTACCTGCGGCGACGATGAATACACGGTGAACGTGAACGAATCCACCTTTATCCCCATCGGTCGCAATCACCGGTTGGAAAACCCGGGCAAGATACCCCTCGTCATCATCGAGGTGCAGAGTGGGGAATACCTGGGGGAGGACGACATCATTCGTTTCGATGACGATTACCATCGCTGCGAAGCTGCTGCAGCGACCTGTGCCGAAGAGGAAGGGGCGTGA
- the rfbD gene encoding dTDP-4-dehydrorhamnose reductase → MILVVGAKGMLGRDLMRVLPGDVRGVDIEEIDITSPESVRRVILTLKPRVVVNCAAYTDVDGCETNADLAMAVNGEGVGHLAAVTREIGALLVQMSTDYVFDGVKESPFLEDDPPNPLSVYGRSKLMGEEQARETPDHLIVRTQWLYGLGGKNFVETMLRLSTERSEIAVVDDQIGSPTWTVDLALAISELIENNCRGTYHAANRGICSWFDFARAIFAEAGVEMTVRPQTTAQLGRPAPRPLYSALCCDKLTRDTGLELEGWREALATYLEKRREAGLS, encoded by the coding sequence ATGATCCTGGTGGTCGGTGCCAAGGGAATGCTCGGCCGCGACCTCATGCGGGTGCTGCCGGGGGACGTGCGGGGGGTCGATATCGAAGAGATCGACATTACCTCGCCGGAATCGGTACGGCGGGTCATTCTGACCCTGAAGCCGCGGGTGGTGGTGAACTGTGCCGCCTACACCGATGTGGACGGCTGCGAGACCAACGCGGACCTTGCCATGGCGGTGAACGGCGAGGGGGTGGGGCACCTGGCCGCCGTGACCCGCGAGATCGGGGCGCTGCTCGTTCAGATGAGCACCGATTACGTGTTCGACGGCGTCAAGGAGAGCCCGTTTCTGGAGGATGATCCGCCCAATCCCCTGAGCGTGTACGGCAGATCGAAGCTTATGGGCGAGGAACAGGCCCGTGAAACCCCCGATCACCTCATCGTCCGGACCCAGTGGCTCTATGGGCTCGGCGGCAAGAACTTCGTGGAAACCATGCTGCGCCTGTCGACGGAGCGGAGCGAAATCGCCGTGGTGGACGACCAGATCGGCTCCCCCACCTGGACAGTGGACCTTGCCCTGGCCATCAGCGAACTGATAGAGAACAACTGCCGCGGCACCTATCATGCGGCCAACAGGGGGATCTGTTCCTGGTTCGATTTCGCCCGCGCCATTTTTGCCGAAGCAGGAGTGGAGATGACCGTCCGGCCCCAGACCACCGCCCAACTGGGCCGGCCGGCCCCGCGTCCCCTCTATTCGGCTCTCTGCTGCGACAAGTTGACCCGGGACACGGGGCTCGAACTGGAAGGCTGGCGCGAGGCACTTGCCACCTATTTGGAAAAGCGGCGCGAAGCCGGATTGTCCTGA
- the rfbB gene encoding dTDP-glucose 4,6-dehydratase — protein sequence MGDTFSPSAVLVTGGAGFIGSNFINHFLPANPGCRVINLDILTYAGNLRNLTAVEQNPAYRFVKGDIGDADLVRRILAEERIDAVVHFAAESHVDRSILGPEIFVRTNVLGTQVLLEESRRHWESGAIERFRFLHVSTDEVYGTLGETGYFTEETPLAPNSPYSASKAGSDLLVRAYNETFGLPVLTTRCSNNYGPFQFPEKLIPLMIHNIVAGKPLPVYGDGRNVRDWLHVKDHSTAIETVLKGGKPGEVFNVGGNNEWFNIDIVHLLCDLLDERLGRPGGESRGLITFVKDRLGHDRRYAISAAKIKRELGWEPSYTFERGIAETVDWYLANRAWVDEVTSGSYRDYYETQYGGGQ from the coding sequence ATGGGTGACACCTTTTCCCCTTCCGCCGTGCTCGTGACCGGCGGCGCCGGCTTCATCGGCTCCAATTTCATTAATCACTTCCTGCCGGCGAACCCCGGTTGCCGGGTGATCAATCTGGATATCCTCACCTATGCCGGCAATCTGCGCAATTTGACAGCCGTGGAGCAGAACCCGGCCTACCGCTTCGTTAAGGGCGACATCGGCGATGCCGACCTCGTCCGGCGCATCCTGGCCGAAGAGCGGATCGACGCGGTTGTCCACTTTGCCGCCGAATCCCACGTGGACCGCTCCATCCTGGGACCGGAAATTTTCGTGAGAACCAACGTCCTCGGCACCCAGGTGCTCCTGGAGGAAAGCCGCCGGCACTGGGAATCGGGCGCGATCGAGCGCTTCCGCTTCCTGCATGTTTCGACCGACGAGGTGTACGGGACACTGGGGGAAACGGGCTACTTCACCGAGGAGACCCCCCTGGCCCCCAACTCCCCCTACTCGGCGAGCAAGGCCGGTTCCGACCTGCTGGTGCGGGCCTACAACGAGACGTTCGGCCTGCCGGTCCTGACCACCCGCTGCTCCAACAACTACGGTCCCTTCCAGTTTCCGGAGAAACTGATCCCGCTCATGATCCACAATATCGTGGCCGGAAAGCCCCTGCCGGTGTACGGCGACGGCCGCAACGTGCGCGACTGGCTCCATGTGAAGGATCATTCCACGGCCATCGAAACGGTGCTCAAGGGTGGCAAGCCGGGCGAGGTCTTCAACGTGGGCGGCAACAACGAGTGGTTCAACATCGACATCGTTCACCTGCTCTGCGATCTCCTGGATGAACGGCTCGGCAGACCCGGCGGGGAAAGCCGCGGCCTGATCACCTTTGTCAAGGATCGTCTCGGCCATGATCGCCGCTACGCCATCAGCGCTGCCAAAATCAAGCGGGAGCTGGGATGGGAGCCCTCGTACACCTTCGAGCGCGGCATTGCCGAAACCGTGGACTGGTACCTGGCCAACCGCGCCTGGGTGGATGAAGTGACGTCCGGCTCATACCGGGATTACTACGAAACACAGTACGGAGGCGGGCAATGA
- a CDS encoding LPS-assembly protein LptD produces MPLNPIRIVGGIVLALLLAPPYTARGADGGEEPFYLDADTLTHEAAGDTVEASGNVRIRGRGMTLLSDQAFLFGDKEEAEARGNVILMRDGDTLRADRIRLNYRTDTGVVENGAAFMPKGNFHLRAKQMEKKGPDAYRLERGSFTTCDGDNPSWKFSASEIDVNTEGYATGKHALFLVKDIPILYFPYLIYPVKRERQSGLLTPRTGNSSKKGFMLDLAYYWAISPSQDATFNVDILTKRGTGLGVDYRYIRKRGSEGNLRGFVIYDTEQQRFRGDLSQRHQEIVSDTFNLKSDINLVADRNFYRDYAEESGVYNQSQLETTLSATKYFDRHILSGEFRYVQDLREEVPDNRKTLQKLPTITLTGIRQRLWETPVFFSFDSNFINFYRREGIKGQRLDISPMLTGYAKPFGPLETAAWVGYRQRLYYAHGVESGEGIRGSGLFSAGTSLSSTLSRVFETGSASMPRVRHVMVPEVSYNYVQDRDQESLPFFDYNDRIVHENRVVYSLTNYVTGRFNRGDGPPEYRDLLYLRIAQGYEFSGTRRDLLTLVDEKRHFTDVQVEATVHPHRLVSLSTDVRYNPYRTILSTVAVSADARDEKGNTASILYRHARDEVEYLEARTSLALFAPVFVNYANRYSFDRKGTLESFYSLEYRHQCWSVSFSYRDRPDTNEFFVTFALAGIGSVGKIRAF; encoded by the coding sequence ATGCCATTGAATCCCATCCGCATAGTTGGAGGCATCGTTCTCGCGCTGCTCCTGGCCCCGCCCTACACGGCCAGGGGTGCAGACGGGGGCGAGGAGCCGTTCTATCTCGATGCCGACACCCTGACCCATGAGGCTGCCGGCGACACGGTTGAGGCGAGCGGCAACGTGCGGATCAGGGGGAGGGGAATGACGCTCCTCTCGGACCAGGCGTTCCTGTTCGGAGACAAGGAGGAGGCTGAGGCCCGGGGGAACGTGATCCTCATGCGCGACGGCGATACCCTGCGCGCGGACCGGATCCGGCTCAACTACCGAACCGACACCGGCGTGGTGGAGAACGGTGCGGCCTTCATGCCCAAGGGCAACTTCCACCTGCGGGCGAAGCAAATGGAAAAGAAGGGCCCCGACGCGTATCGCCTGGAGCGGGGGTCCTTCACCACCTGTGACGGGGACAATCCCAGCTGGAAGTTTTCCGCTTCCGAAATCGACGTGAATACCGAAGGCTACGCCACCGGCAAGCACGCCCTGTTTCTCGTCAAGGATATTCCGATCCTCTACTTTCCCTACCTCATCTATCCCGTGAAACGCGAACGGCAGTCGGGCCTGCTGACGCCCCGCACCGGCAACTCAAGCAAAAAGGGTTTCATGCTCGATCTGGCCTACTACTGGGCCATCAGCCCCAGCCAGGACGCGACCTTCAATGTTGACATCCTGACCAAGCGCGGAACGGGGCTCGGCGTGGATTACCGCTACATCCGGAAGCGGGGCAGCGAGGGAAACCTGCGGGGCTTTGTCATCTACGATACCGAGCAGCAGCGCTTCCGGGGCGATCTCTCCCAGCGGCATCAGGAGATCGTTTCGGATACGTTCAACCTGAAGTCCGACATCAACCTGGTGGCCGACCGGAACTTCTACCGGGACTACGCCGAAGAGAGCGGGGTTTACAACCAGAGCCAGCTGGAAACCACCCTTTCGGCCACCAAGTATTTTGATCGCCACATCCTTTCCGGCGAGTTCCGCTACGTGCAGGACCTGCGGGAAGAGGTCCCCGACAACCGCAAAACTCTCCAGAAGCTCCCCACCATAACCCTGACGGGCATCCGCCAGCGGCTGTGGGAAACCCCGGTCTTCTTCTCGTTTGATTCCAATTTCATCAACTTCTATCGGAGAGAAGGGATCAAGGGGCAGCGACTCGATATCTCCCCCATGCTCACGGGGTACGCAAAGCCGTTCGGTCCCCTGGAGACCGCCGCCTGGGTCGGCTACCGCCAGCGTCTCTACTACGCTCACGGCGTTGAGAGCGGTGAAGGTATCCGCGGGTCGGGGCTTTTTTCGGCAGGAACCTCGCTTTCCTCAACGCTCTCGCGAGTGTTCGAAACGGGCAGTGCTTCCATGCCCCGGGTTCGCCACGTGATGGTTCCCGAGGTCAGTTACAATTATGTGCAGGACCGGGACCAGGAATCGCTGCCGTTCTTCGATTACAACGACCGCATCGTGCATGAAAACCGGGTCGTCTACTCCCTTACCAATTACGTGACCGGCCGATTCAACCGGGGCGACGGGCCGCCCGAGTACCGGGACCTCCTCTATCTCCGCATCGCCCAGGGCTATGAGTTCAGCGGTACCCGCCGCGATCTCCTCACCCTGGTGGATGAGAAGCGGCACTTCACCGACGTGCAGGTGGAGGCCACGGTGCACCCTCACCGGCTGGTGTCGTTATCCACTGACGTTCGCTATAATCCCTACCGCACGATCCTTTCCACGGTGGCTGTGTCGGCCGACGCCCGCGATGAAAAGGGCAATACGGCCTCCATTCTGTATCGCCACGCCCGGGACGAGGTGGAATATCTGGAGGCGAGGACCTCGCTGGCCCTTTTCGCACCGGTGTTCGTTAATTACGCCAACCGCTACTCCTTTGATCGCAAGGGGACCCTCGAGTCCTTCTATTCGCTGGAGTACCGGCACCAGTGCTGGAGCGTGAGCTTTTCCTACCGCGACCGGCCCGATACCAACGAATTCTTTGTTACCTTTGCCCTGGCCGGTATCGGTTCAGTGGGCAAGATACGGGCATTCTAA
- a CDS encoding bifunctional folylpolyglutamate synthase/dihydrofolate synthase, with translation MTYGEILAHIYGLRRFGIRPGLERIATLLQRLGNPQERLRVVHVAGTNGKGSTAAFLASILAEGGYRAGLFTSPHLTRFTERFRINGTEIAEEAAARVAGQVLASAPEGTTFFEVVTAMALLHFVEEGVDAAILEAGMGGGADATSAATGILTVIAPVALDHCEWLGETIPAIAREKAGLIRAGRPVVLSRQPAEARDVFIERGRILGAPLVCFGADFSAAWDESSLAYDGLSRQLAGLRPGIGGRYQLANAATALAAAEILADNGFRLDSPALRAGIDAARWPGRMELFSGAPRVLLDGAHNPDGARALAESLADYPRRRLIVVTGVMADKDAAGILAPVLPLAHEVVAVTPAVERGLDAGRLAELCREKGLNAVAGGTVAEGLALARQRAGEQDLILVCGSLFTVGEARAILLSQQYEPFRG, from the coding sequence ATGACCTACGGGGAGATCCTGGCACATATCTACGGTCTGCGGCGCTTCGGCATCAGGCCGGGACTCGAACGGATCGCCACTCTCCTCCAGCGGCTCGGTAACCCCCAGGAGCGGCTCAGGGTCGTTCATGTGGCCGGGACCAATGGCAAGGGGTCAACGGCCGCCTTTCTGGCCTCCATTCTGGCGGAAGGGGGATACCGGGCAGGACTTTTCACCTCTCCCCATCTTACCCGCTTCACCGAACGGTTCAGGATCAACGGCACGGAGATCGCCGAGGAGGCCGCCGCACGCGTGGCCGGGCAGGTCCTGGCGAGCGCGCCGGAGGGCACCACCTTTTTCGAGGTGGTGACGGCCATGGCGCTGCTCCATTTCGTCGAGGAAGGGGTTGACGCAGCCATTCTCGAGGCGGGAATGGGGGGCGGCGCCGATGCCACGAGCGCTGCCACGGGAATCCTGACGGTCATCGCTCCCGTTGCCCTCGATCATTGCGAGTGGCTGGGCGAGACCATCCCGGCCATCGCCCGGGAGAAGGCCGGACTCATCAGGGCCGGACGGCCTGTGGTCCTCTCCCGGCAGCCGGCTGAAGCCCGTGACGTCTTCATTGAGCGCGGTCGCATCCTGGGGGCCCCCCTGGTATGCTTCGGTGCTGATTTTTCCGCCGCGTGGGACGAATCGTCCCTTGCCTATGACGGGCTGTCGCGGCAGCTCGCCGGCCTGCGGCCCGGCATCGGCGGCCGCTATCAGCTGGCGAACGCAGCCACGGCCCTGGCCGCCGCGGAAATCCTGGCCGACAACGGCTTCCGCCTCGATTCCCCCGCGTTGCGGGCAGGCATTGACGCGGCCCGCTGGCCCGGCAGGATGGAACTCTTCTCCGGCGCGCCGCGGGTGCTGCTGGACGGCGCCCACAATCCCGACGGCGCCCGGGCGCTCGCCGAGTCGCTGGCCGACTATCCCCGACGGCGTCTGATCGTGGTGACCGGCGTCATGGCGGACAAGGATGCGGCGGGGATTCTCGCACCTGTTCTGCCCCTGGCCCATGAGGTGGTGGCGGTCACTCCGGCGGTGGAACGGGGCCTTGATGCCGGCCGGCTCGCCGAGCTGTGCCGGGAGAAGGGGCTGAATGCCGTTGCCGGCGGCACCGTCGCCGAGGGGCTCGCCCTCGCCCGGCAGCGGGCCGGCGAGCAGGATCTCATTCTCGTCTGCGGTTCCCTCTTCACGGTGGGAGAGGCCCGGGCGATTCTTCTTTCGCAGCAATACGAGCCGTTTCGCGGCTGA
- the accD gene encoding acetyl-CoA carboxylase, carboxyltransferase subunit beta — MAWFKRDKAPGAADKKVKVPEGLLTKCVSCKENLLTKDLEKNINVCPKCGHHYRISARQRIDLLLDPGSFTEYDAAMTSVDVLDFKDSKSYKDRIQQAVAKGGSRDAVICGEGAIEGIPVQMAVFDFSFMGGSMGSVVGEKITRAIERGIEKRTPVIIISASGGARMQESILSLMQMAKTSAALAKLKELGLPYISILTDPTTGGVTASFSMLGDINMAEPKALIGFAGPRVIEQTIRQKLPEGFQRAEYLLDHGMVDVIVERKDMRASLARILSMLYRG, encoded by the coding sequence ATGGCGTGGTTCAAACGCGACAAGGCGCCGGGCGCGGCTGACAAGAAGGTGAAGGTTCCCGAGGGGCTCCTGACCAAGTGCGTGAGCTGCAAGGAAAACCTTCTGACCAAAGACCTGGAGAAGAACATCAATGTCTGCCCCAAGTGCGGACACCATTACCGGATCTCGGCCCGCCAGAGAATCGATCTGCTCCTGGACCCCGGGAGCTTCACGGAATACGATGCTGCCATGACCTCGGTGGATGTCCTTGATTTCAAGGACTCCAAGAGCTACAAGGATCGGATCCAGCAGGCGGTTGCCAAGGGGGGATCGCGCGACGCGGTGATCTGCGGCGAGGGCGCCATCGAGGGTATCCCGGTCCAGATGGCAGTCTTCGACTTCTCCTTCATGGGGGGGAGCATGGGGAGCGTGGTGGGCGAGAAGATCACCCGCGCCATCGAGCGGGGGATCGAGAAGCGGACCCCGGTCATCATCATCTCTGCGTCGGGTGGGGCGCGGATGCAGGAAAGCATCCTGTCCCTGATGCAGATGGCCAAGACCTCGGCGGCCCTGGCCAAGCTCAAGGAGTTGGGGCTTCCCTATATTTCCATCCTGACCGATCCGACCACCGGCGGGGTGACCGCCAGCTTCTCCATGCTCGGCGACATCAATATGGCCGAGCCCAAGGCACTCATCGGTTTCGCCGGCCCGCGGGTCATCGAGCAGACCATCCGCCAGAAGCTCCCCGAAGGGTTCCAGCGGGCCGAGTATCTCCTGGACCATGGCATGGTCGACGTCATCGTGGAGCGCAAGGATATGCGGGCGAGCCTCGCCCGGATACTTTCCATGCTGTATCGCGGCTGA
- the trpA gene encoding tryptophan synthase subunit alpha — translation MSRIAGTFAELKHNSRKALVTFITAGDPDLAATEALIPLLAESGADIVELGVPFSDPMADGPTIQLSSERALAAGTTLPKILDMVRRVRTRCQVPIVLMGYYNPILIHGLERFAADASAAGVDGVLLVDLPPEEAAEFKACADRHGLDVIFLLTPTSDEGRIRKVARQARGFVYYVSVTGVTGARSGVEASVSSNVAAIREAITVPVVVGFGISTPDQAAQVAASADGVVVGSAIVKLFERFTAAELGREVATFVSALREAIGN, via the coding sequence ATGAGCAGAATTGCCGGCACATTTGCCGAATTGAAGCACAACAGCCGCAAGGCCCTCGTTACCTTCATCACCGCCGGTGACCCGGACCTGGCCGCCACGGAAGCGCTGATTCCGCTTCTGGCTGAAAGCGGCGCCGACATCGTGGAACTTGGCGTTCCCTTTTCGGATCCAATGGCCGACGGCCCCACCATCCAGCTTTCTTCCGAGCGGGCCCTTGCTGCGGGGACGACCCTGCCGAAGATCCTCGACATGGTGCGCCGGGTCCGTACCCGCTGCCAGGTGCCCATCGTGCTCATGGGCTACTACAATCCGATTCTGATCCACGGCCTTGAGCGCTTTGCGGCGGATGCCTCGGCCGCGGGGGTCGACGGCGTGCTCCTGGTTGACCTTCCCCCGGAGGAGGCGGCCGAGTTCAAGGCATGTGCCGACCGCCACGGGCTCGATGTTATCTTCCTTCTCACCCCCACCTCCGACGAAGGGCGCATCCGGAAAGTGGCGCGGCAGGCCCGCGGGTTCGTCTACTATGTGTCGGTGACCGGCGTGACCGGCGCGCGGAGCGGCGTGGAGGCGTCCGTTTCCTCCAACGTGGCCGCCATTCGCGAGGCGATCACCGTGCCGGTCGTGGTCGGCTTCGGCATCTCGACGCCTGACCAGGCTGCCCAGGTGGCCGCCTCGGCCGACGGCGTGGTCGTGGGGAGCGCCATTGTAAAATTGTTCGAGCGTTTCACGGCCGCCGAGCTCGGGCGTGAGGTCGCAACCTTCGTTTCCGCGCTGCGCGAAGCGATCGGAAATTGA